One window of Funiculus sociatus GB2-C1 genomic DNA carries:
- a CDS encoding DUF427 domain-containing protein, producing the protein MKRDRIPPGPGQESVWDYPRPPRLEETPKHIQIVFNGVAIADTHKAQRVLETSHPPVYYLPPEDIKMEYLVGAIKGSFCEWKGSAIYYTVSVGDKQAPNAAWGYPNPTPTFAAIKDYIAFYAQMMDACYVDGEKVQPQPGGFYGGWITSDIVGPFKGEPGTWGW; encoded by the coding sequence GATCGCATTCCCCCCGGCCCCGGTCAAGAATCAGTATGGGATTATCCGCGTCCGCCGCGTCTGGAAGAAACCCCCAAGCACATCCAGATTGTCTTCAATGGCGTAGCGATCGCAGATACCCACAAGGCACAGCGGGTACTAGAAACCAGCCACCCGCCCGTTTACTACCTTCCTCCCGAAGATATCAAGATGGAATACCTGGTGGGGGCAATTAAGGGTTCATTTTGTGAATGGAAAGGGAGTGCTATTTACTACACCGTCTCAGTTGGCGATAAACAAGCACCGAACGCAGCCTGGGGTTATCCCAATCCCACACCAACCTTTGCAGCTATTAAAGACTACATAGCCTTTTATGCCCAAATGATGGATGCTTGCTATGTCGATGGTGAAAAAGTGCAGCCGCAGCCTGGGGGTTTCTACGGCGGTTGGATTACCAGCGATATTGTAGGGCCATTCAAAGGCGAACCGGGAACCTGGGGCTGGTAG